Below is a genomic region from Drosophila kikkawai strain 14028-0561.14 chromosome X, DkikHiC1v2, whole genome shotgun sequence.
AGCCTCCATTACGGGACTACGCTGGAAGTACTCATGGTACATGGGACTGCGAGCATGGAGCATTCGGGCAAAGGACTTTATGCGCTGAAACGATCTCTCCAGACAAGCCCGCCTCTCCTTCGAGGAACCAAAATTGTGGTCCAACAGAAGCTGTGGATTGTCGCGAAGCGTTTTCATGAATATAAAATCGGTCCAATTGCGACCCAAGTAGTTTTGGTAAAAATTCTTGGTCTTTCGAAATCTACGTTCGCTCTCCAGGGGCGATAGCAACACCTCCTTTCGATCGATATAGCTCTGGACATCGCACTCCTGGTTATCCTGTCGTATCTTCCACAGTGGCCGCTTGTCCGCCTTCACAAGCTGGTCCCTCTTGTGTTCGTAGAAACCGGGCATTGCCGTCGAGTGTTCCATATAGAACTTTGTCAGACTGTCCCCGGTGCTATCCTTGAGATTTGCGTTGACTGCATGTAGGCGCCTTGCAAAGGGCTCCCGCGAAGTGCCAATATTTCGGCGAACATTCTCGTGCAACAAAGCCTTGTTGTCCTCGAACCGATTGAGATCGTAGAGGCAATCGGCCATTTCCATAGTCACAGTGGCATCCCACACTGTCATTGCTTCGGTGGCCTTTTTACTATCATCAAGGGCACCCTGAGCCAAGCCCACTGCCCTTTGGAATTTGCTACGCAGACAGAGGGCCTTTTGATCGACGACAGCATCGCGCCGTGTAACGCACAGATTAAAGTTCCTCATGGCATCGATATCCCTGCGCCGCCTTGCAAAGTACTTGCCCCAACTGCAGTTGATTTGCCTCTGCCCTTCCGCCGTTAATTCCAAATGCATCCATGGTTTCAGATTGGCGGACTTTGGCGTCCCTAAGGATGTGTCCCTCATTGTCTTAGGCTCAGTCAAAATACAATTATAtaaaacactaaaaaaaaacctaaaataactataaaaaaacaaggtttaaaaaacgaaacagtttttgttgattttaaatCTCAAAGGAAAATGATGGGAAAATCCAATACACCtgatataaaaacaaattctgtTACGtataaatagtaaaatatttatagaaaaatcaTGAAATCCTCAaatggaaatataaatataaagaatataacATGTCATAAGTTTATCGACAGtttatgtaaacaaaatttaagtaCATTTTATGTGTATAATATCTTTACAAGTCACCCGGCAACCGAACTTAACAACTGCAATACAATTTCAAATACGAAAAcggtatgtacatacataaaaaaaaaacatattaaatcattaaattcACAATCGATCACAGGCATCACTTCGGCTGGAAGGGATCTTTAGCGATATATTTATCCAGTCTCGCATCACCATCGGGCTCCACCTGGGACAGCTCCCCGAATCCCTCCTCGTCAACGAAACAGATCTCATGGCCATCCGGATCGGCGAGTATTAGCACCGAAACTGTGGCCTTACCCGGCGTATCCAGGGTGATCAAAGGCTTCAATATGGTGCCATTGGCTGCCTTTACCGCCTCATGAAGCGGTGGCTGCTTGGCCGATGGAATGGCAAAGGCGATCCTTCCATAAGCTTTGGCCCTGTCCAGTGGCTCCTTGATCTCTGTGATCTGTAACGTAGCCTGCGTTCCTCCGTAACTTAGGCGCAAACTCTGTTTGTTCTCATCAAGCAATTGCATTTGAAGCAGCTCGTGCCAGTACTTTCGGGAGGTTTGCAGATTGCTGACATTCAGCTCCACCGACTGGACGGGATCGGAGCTGGCCGCTGGCTGCTCAATTACGTAGAACTTGTAGCCATCCGGTGAGGTGAGCAGACTGCCTTTGCCAGCCACCTTCTGTACAGGATACGAGTGCTTGGCGGCCTGCGAGAGAATTTCCGTGGAATGAATGGTTACGCCACCAAAATCGTTGCCTTTAGAGGGGGAAAGTTGTGATATTCATTAGTAACTCATACATTTTAAACTATAATTTAGGTTGCGATAACAAGATAATGTTTaagtagtttttaaaatagcATCACAGATTAATCATCCGATAGATTTTTAGCCTACTCAAAGATAACTGTGTGTTTTAATTACTTCAAgagattatttatttttaatctattCGAAATAACGCACAGTCACTTATCAAATCTAATAATAGTGAAAAATACCTTTCAAACAAATCACTTAATTATAAAGTtcttaaaaaaagaacaactcATTTGTGATTTTAGATAAGGAACCTGAGGATTACGATTGGCAACTAGTCCTTTATTCAACATTGTTAACTTTAAGTCAAATCAAGTACcaattttcttgtttaaatacTTTCTTtcctaatattaaatatatagaataagGGATTAACAAGATATTCCTCAGATTAGAGTAAGAAGTCATCTCTTACCCATTTTATAGCTGCTAACTCCATAATTATAGGTAAGCTCGATGACGAAATGCGAATCCTCGGGTCCATAACCCACCATTGTTTTGCTCCACCGGTTGTCGTAGGGCCTGTGTAAGGGTTAAACATTACCGTTTTTAGTTAGTCCTCAGCTAAGTCTGGCATCTCGCTTGCACTCACCCATTGCATTCGGCGTCACAACCTTCTTTGAACTCCTCATGCCGCAGTACCTGTTGCCGCGAGACAGAACGAGAGAGCACGATTAATTTTGAAGAGTGGGAATAATAATAGTTACACCGTCATTATATGACTTTATCTGGGCATCTGGGCTTTTTAATTAGCGACTGCCAGTTGCTGTTTAGTCGTTGACACGTTGTTCAGATAAAAATCCGGCCCAGACACAACAGCAGCGATAAGAAAGTCTGCCGATTTATGCATGCACTCGTAAAGTGATAAACTCCTCCCCTCTTATTCCACCGGTAATATCAACCTCCCTTTCGCTCACCTTCATTCCAAGGATTTGACGGAAGAAAAAGGCGTTTTTAGCCCGATCGCCGATCTTGAAGACATAGTGGAGAGCACGTCCTGGAATCGCTGACATGGCTAGGTCCGTTTAAAAGCTACTCCGGGGAACTGGGTGAAATGTTTTCCGATCGGACTGCGGCCGTGCTTTGTAAGGGAACGGTGATGGCTAGAGTTGGCCAAATCATCGTAAATGGCCCCATCGATAGGTTTAGTGGCCGCAGCTATCGATTGTGTGACAAATCGATTTGGTACCATCTCTGGCTCCATGGCCTACTTTATTAGGAGCCACACACGGTCACACTGACTGTAAACCAAAATCCTgaaacattaatttaatttttccgcATCCATTTTAAGAGAAACAAATATAGCAAGATGCCCGATGCCGAACAATTACCCGAGGGATGGGAGAAGCGCACTAGCCGCTCAACAGGTAAGAAATACACTCAACGGAAAGCTAagcaaaaacagcaaaaacacCGACCGGCGTCTAAAAAAAATTCGCACACTAACTAATTCATTTGTAGGGTTGAGCTATTACCTGAACGTGTACACAAAGGAGTCGCAGTGGGATCAGCCCACGGAGCCGGCCAAGAAGACCGGTGGTGGTGGATCCGGCGGCGGGGCCGGCGACTCACCGGACGAGGTGCAGTGCCTGCATCTGCTGGTGAAACACAAGGGCAGCCGTCGGCCTAGCTCCTGGCGGGAGGAGAACATTACCAGGACAAAGGAGGAggcccagctgctgctggaggtGTATCGCAACAAGATTGTCCAGCAGGAGGCCACCTTTGACGAGCTGGCACGCTCCTATTCCGACT
It encodes:
- the LOC108080167 gene encoding glyoxalase domain-containing protein 4, yielding MSAIPGRALHYVFKIGDRAKNAFFFRQILGMKVLRHEEFKEGCDAECNGPYDNRWSKTMVGYGPEDSHFVIELTYNYGVSSYKMGNDFGGVTIHSTEILSQAAKHSYPVQKVAGKGSLLTSPDGYKFYVIEQPAASSDPVQSVELNVSNLQTSRKYWHELLQMQLLDENKQSLRLSYGGTQATLQITEIKEPLDRAKAYGRIAFAIPSAKQPPLHEAVKAANGTILKPLITLDTPGKATVSVLILADPDGHEICFVDEEGFGELSQVEPDGDARLDKYIAKDPFQPK
- the dod gene encoding putative peptidyl-prolyl cis-trans isomerase dodo, yielding MPDAEQLPEGWEKRTSRSTGLSYYLNVYTKESQWDQPTEPAKKTGGGGSGGGAGDSPDEVQCLHLLVKHKGSRRPSSWREENITRTKEEAQLLLEVYRNKIVQQEATFDELARSYSDCSSAKRGGDLGKFGRGQMQPPFEKAAFGLNVGQLSGIVDTDSGLHIILRKS